The Impatiens glandulifera chromosome 3, dImpGla2.1, whole genome shotgun sequence genome contains a region encoding:
- the LOC124932958 gene encoding putative ETHYLENE INSENSITIVE 3-like 4 protein — MVVIRGGDEAPVALTEENEDISEDGDGDGYEDDELNYDDLKQRMRKDQRRLQKMENEQEMIRVHGGPKPTDLWQERSRRKKLGRAQNTILNHMTKIMEVCKGKGFVYGIVPEKGKPMTGCSDSLRQWWKEKVRFDINAPAAISDFLPIIDLIENSDDPISCIHLLQELQDTTLGSLISALMQHCYPPQRTFPLDKGLSPPWWPNGLEIWWGEQGNIAHKQGPPPYKKPHDLKKAWKVSVLAAIIKHMCPGFNRMRNLVVQSKCLQEITQLGGGGGGGDKRKSVFDQISTEATTYACQNSECSLSTGGGFSFGDKNLRREHESVCDHRQLVDEENTNEMENPQSQWGMEEGEGDQLWEDLWEEVRVEDLVQIMREN; from the exons ATGGTAGTAATTCGCGGCGGCGACGAAGCTCCAGTTGCcctaaccgaagaaaatgaagatATCAGTgaagatggagatggagatggctATGAAGATGATGAGCTTAACTACGACGACCTCAAGCAGCGCATGCGGAAGGACCAGCGCCGGCTTCAGAAGATGGAGAACGAGCAGGAAATGATTCGTGTTCACGGCGGCCCCAAACCGACTGATCTATGGCAAGAGAGATCTCGTCGCAAGAAGTTAGGTAGGGCACAGAACACTATCCTAAATCATATGACCAAGATAATGGAAGTCTGCAAGGGGAAAGGATTCGTCTACGGAATCGTGCCGGAGAAGGGGAAACCGATGACGGGATGCTCTGATAGCCTACGCCAATGGTGGAAGGAGAAGGTAAGATTCGACATAAACGCCCCCGCTGCTATTTCCGACTTCTTACCGATCATCGATCTAATCGAGAATTCAGACGATCCGATTTCATGCATCCATTTGCTTCAAGAATTGCAGGACACGACGTTGGGTTCGTTGATTTCAGCCCTAATGCAACATTGTTATCCTCCCCAGAGGACGTTCCCTTTAGATAAGGGGTTATCGCCACCATGGTGGCCCAATGGGCTTGAAATATGGTGGGGAGAACAAGGGAATATAGCCCATAAACAAGGCCCACCACCTTACAAGAAGCCACACGATTTGAAAAAGGCATGGAAAGTCTCGGTTTTGGCTGCAATCATAAAGCACATGTGCCCTGGTTTCAATAGAATGAGGAATTTGGTTGTCCAATCCAAGTGCTTGCAAG AAATTACCCAAttgggtggtggtggtggtggtggtgacaAAAGGAAGAGTGTTTTTGACCAGATTTCAACGGAGGCCACCACTTATGCATGCCAAAACTCGGAATGTTCGCTAAGCACAGGAGGCGGGTTCAGTTTTGGTGACAAGAACTTGAGGAGAGAACACGAGTCTGTTTGTGATCACCGCCAACTAGTTGATGAAGAAAATACTAATGAAATGGAAAACCCTCAATCCCAATGGGGGATGGAGGAGGGCGAAGGGGATCAATTGTGGGAGGATTTATGGGAGGAAGTAAGAGTGGAAGATCTTGTCCAAATCATGAGAGAAAATTAA
- the LOC124930847 gene encoding ELL-associated factor 2: MASNHKDEPKTAPQPDRWYNLTLGSSFKDHNASSKFCTLRYEFKPASIDKNQTGSLHKTKDNRVTVGFQNNQPGKPKVNFEGSSEDYKETDAVLLFDGSTMRLERLHRAVKRLRHVRLPGESAAAPAVTSLAQAAVESSPPPMNKVAKFQSLNKSVPQLIPVEVERIEIGNFNSSAPPDAKPKNEKATTTDYQSAQYNNPLSEESPYDNKHDDLDEQLDILNDDDEEEEGEDANRGSIDYGMKDLVSSIDINQPHGNGNDTDEEIADVDVSDDEEDKGRNAAEELRAQVNNAAQKKDEQSSSSSGSSGSDSSGSGSSRSGSSSSDSESSDAGDSVNSI; the protein is encoded by the exons ATGGCAAGCAACCACAAAGACGAGCCCAAGACAGCTCCTCAGCCTGATCGTTGGTATAACCTAACCCTAGGTTCATCCTTCAAAGATCACAACGCATCTTCCAAATTCTGCACTCTCCGTT ATGAATTCAAGCCTGCTTCAATTGATAAAAACCAAACTGGGTCACTACATAAGACTAAGGATAACAGGGTTACAGTCggatttcaaaataatcaaccaGGAAAACCAAAGGTTAACTTCGAGGGGAGCAGTGAGGATTACAAGGAAACTGATGCAGTCCTGTTATTCGATGGTTCGACAATGCGATTGGAACGATTACATCGTGCAGTAAAGAGACTCAGACATGTTCGGTTGCCTGGTGAGTCTGCTGCTGCACCTGCAGTTACCTCATTGGCACAGGCTGCAGTTGAATCCAGTCCCCCGCCCATGAACAAAGTTGCAAAGTTTCAGTCCTTGAACAAGAGTGTACCTCAGCTAATACCG GTTGAGGTGGAACGAATTGAAATTGGAAACTTCAACAGTTCag CACCACCGGATGCAAAACCTAAAAACGAGAAAGCAACGACAACCGATTATCAATCTGCTCAATATAATAACCCACTGTCAGAAGAGTCTCCATATGATAATAAGCATGATGACTTAGATGAGCAGTTAGATATAttgaatgatgatgatgaggaggaggagggtGAGGATGCAAACAGAGGAAGTATTGATTATGGAATGAAAGATTTGGTGTCGAGTATAGACATAAACCAGCCCCATGGAAATGGAAATGATACAGATGAAGAAATTGCTGATGTAGATGTGAGCGACGATGAAGAAGATAAAGGGAGGAACGCTGCTGAAGAACTTAGAGCACAGGTGAATAATGCGGCCCAGAAAAAAGATGAACAAAGTTCAAGTTCAAGTGGAAGTAGTGGGAGCGATAGTAGCGGAAGTGGAAGTAGTCGAAGTGGAAGCAGCAGCAGTGACAGCGAGAGCAGTGACGCTGGCGATTCTGTTAATTCTATCTaa
- the LOC124929180 gene encoding E3 ubiquitin-protein ligase SINA-like 10, producing MVKFSVGGEDDVEGPSSPRPKKRRTNSAPIRSQQQDQDEQNHEFAGTRVCRLHDEDNHDDEPEETEESEQETQDGEPLNYGEEQVEENEDSTSSISVTLTDPEVLDCPICLEPFTIPVYQCENGHAACSCCCRKLANKCPSCSWPIGYNRCRALEKVLESLKMSCPNKIYGCPEMPTYNKTLEHEKVCIHGPCCCPVPSCKFVGSSNSLVSHFRRKHSSSAKYFSFDSMFKITVELREEYLILQEKSEGAIFVLYNVLENSGNTISVGCIGPKQLKKGFTYDLIARSEGNTVRLQAFADIASSRNEHSRKIFLVVPDGFTNLWHLQLELCIRKV from the exons ATGGTGAAATTTTCGGTTGGAGGAGAAGATGACGTCGAAGGGCCTAGCAGTCCCAGGCCAAAGAAACGGAGGACTAACAGCGCTCCAATTCGTTCACAACAGCAAGATCAGGATGAACAAAACCATGAATTCGCCGGTACTCGTGTCTGTCGATTACACGACGAAGACAACCACGACGATGAGCCTGAAGAAACAGAAGAGTCCGAACAGGAAACACAGGATGGAGAACCACTGAATTACGGTGAGGAACAGGTTGAAGAAAATGAAGACTCAACGAGTTCTATTTCAGTAACCCTAACTGATCCTGAAGTTCTTGATTGCCCTATCTGCCTCGAGCCCTTCACTATTCCTGTCTACCAG TGCGAGAATGGGCACGCAGCATGTTCATGCTGCTGCAGAAAACTAGCAAATAAATGTCCGTCTTGCTCTTGGCCAATTGGTTACAACCGATGCAGGGCCCTGGAGAAAGTTCTAGAATCACTTAAAATGTCTTGTCCAAACAAGATATATGGATGCCCAGAAATGCCAACTTACAATAAGACGCTGGAACACGAGAAAGTATGCATCCACGGACCATGTTGCTGTCCAGTCCCTTCTTGCAAATTTGTTGGATCTTCCAATTCCTTGGTAAGTCATTTTAGACGCAAACACTCAAGTTCCGCCAAGTACTTCTCTTTCGATTCCATGTTCAAGATAACTGTAGAGCTAAGAGAGGAATACTTGATATTACAAGAAAAGAGTGAAGGAGCTATATTTGTTCTTTACAATGTTTTGGAAAATTCTGGTAATACAATAAGCGTTGGATGCATTGGTCCGAAACAGTTAAAAAAGGGTTTTACTTACGATCTGATAGCTAGAAGTGAAGGGAATACTGTCAGACTACAAGCCTTTGCGGATATTGCCTCAAGTCGAAATGAGCATTCTCGAAAGATATTTCTTGTGGTTCCAGATGGTTTTACTAATTTATGGCACCTTCAACTTGAACTTTGCATAAGGAAAGTGTAG
- the LOC124929179 gene encoding protein GrpE-like, whose amino-acid sequence MATTTLRIAAFRAPPAQLDLNSSKSSKFFHISFTRSSIHVQRRVRSSFSYNSTHRPSPRRSPNYLNFASYNDSTETETKPEGTEDALESEILENPIDEVDVIDGENGVAEEATSAIFSLLRSYKEAIWSNDESTITEIEGFLKSIEDEKVDLEKKVAALSEELSYEKDRILRISADFDNFRKRTERERRSLVTNSQGEVVESLLPAIDNFERAKTQIKVENEGEERINNSYQSIYKQFAEILTSLGVESVEPVGKPFDPLVHEAIMREESSEFKEDTIIEEYRKGYKLGERLLRPSMVKVSAGPGPEVVVEPEITENADAVQTSANSSSTGAEEISEN is encoded by the exons ATGGCAACAACTACACTCAGAATTGCAGCATTTCGTGCGCCTCCGGCTCAACTAGACCTGAACTCATCGAAATCTTCAAAGTTTTTTCATATCTCCTTCACTCGGAGTTCAATTCATGTACAGAGACGTGTACGCAGCTCTTTCTCTTACAATTCGACTCACAGGCCGTCCCCCCGTCGCTCTCCTAACTATTTGAACTTCGCGTCATACAATGACTCCACCGAGACAGAGACCAAGCCCGAGGGGACAGAGGATGCCCTAGAATCCGAGATTCTG GAAAATCCAATTGATGAAGTTGATGTGATAGATGGTGAAAACGGGGTTGCAGAGGAAGCTACATCAGCCATATTTAGTTTGCTAAGGTCATACAAGGAAGCTATATGGAGTAATGATGAATCCACCATCACCGAAATAGAAGGGTTTCTGAAGTCCATAGAGGATGAAAAAGTTGATTTAGAAAAGAAGGTGGCTGCTTTGTCTGAGGAACTATCTTATGAGAAGGATCGTATTCTAAGAATTAGTGCAGACTTTGATAATTTCCGGAAAAGAACTGAGAGGGAACGTCGTTCTCTTGTAACAAATTCTCAAGGAGAGGTTGTAGAGAGTCTGTTACCCGCCATAGATAACTTTGAACGAGCAAAGACACAAATCAAGGTGGAAAATGAAGGAGAGGAGAGAATAAACAACAGCTATCAGAGCATATATAAGCAGTTTGCCGAGATCTTGACTTCTCTTGGTGTTGAGTCCGTAGAGCCAGTTGGGAAACCCTTTGATCCCTTG GTCCATGAAGCAATAATGCGTGAAGAATCAAGTGAATTCAAGGAAGATACAATAATTGAGGAATATCGAAAGGGGTACAAACTTGGTGAGAGGCTTTTACGCCCTTCAATGGTTAAAGTTTCAGCTGGTCCTGGACCTGAAGTCGTAGTTGAACCCGAGATAACAGAAAATGCTGATGCTGTTCAAACAAGTGCCAACAGTAGCAGCACGGGAGCAGAAGAAATTTCCGAAAACTAG
- the LOC124932757 gene encoding MICOS complex subunit MIC60 isoform X3 has protein sequence MYRPIVFRRTMLELSARRPVRRIPCGITSQESLYLSFRKQYSVGPETNAPQGSKSGSFLPKLVVAGVALGAAGFGAYQLYQTTIEDGESFPAAKVVVDLSNVNKYPREEKNINEKGGESASQVNDKDQPTPEENSEREEDRELLSDSQSNLISQNEAVISNTTPDASLGMKGQEGKNILEQNETSDAMTILAQDKEVEEEKEVKSILIVEQAAKDTPVDAVFVGEGKPNTLLDVYHLPDRDEVPISTQSNQYKDFLGANKESTDVYVSKDGKLVLDFLQAIHTAEKRQEEMDAHIFAEEKRKMKEKYEKELKDARVRELMYAEDAAILDKELKKERVKAVSSLKSLQETLNNKLRTELEQKEAEAESNLKQVQDLAKAELTSALACEKSSQIEKMSEANLHINALCQAFYARSEEARQSHSIQKLALGTLALEDALSKGLPIQKEIEALHIYLKDMDKEPLLDLALSSLPSETQNYGTDTLLQLRHKFEAMKKTVRHFSFIPPGGGGGIITHSLAHIASWLKVKEVIDESGDGIESVINRVESFLEDGRLPEAADALENCVKGTEAEDVVNDWVKRARNRAITEQALTLLQAYATSVSLT, from the exons ATGTATCGTCCTATCGTTTTTCGCAG GACAATGTTAGAGCTATCAGCACGGAGACCAGTTAGAAGGATCCCATGTGGAATtacaagtcag gaGTCTTTATATCTTTCCTTTCGGAAGCAATATTCAGTGGGGCCTGAGACAAATGCGCCTCAAGGATCGAAATCCGGAAGTTTTCTCCCAAAGCTCGTTGTTGCAGGTGTTGCATTAGGTGCTGCTGGTTTTGGTGCTTATCAACTATATCAAACAACTATTGAGGATGGTGAAAGTTTCCCGGCTGCTAAAGTTGTTGTTGACTTGTCTAACGTGAATAAGTATCCACGGGAagagaaaaacataaatgagAAAGGAGGAGAATCTGCATCTCAGGTTAATGATAAAGATCAACCGACACCTGAAGAAAACTcagaaagagaagaagatagGGAGTTATTAAGTGATTCTCAAAGCAATTTGATATCTCAAAATGAAGCTGTTATCTCAAATACAACACCTGATGCAAGCCTTGGCATGAAAGGTCAAGAGGGAAAAAATATCCTGGAGCAGAATGAGACATCTGATGCCATGACAATACTTGCTCAGGAtaaagaagttgaagaagaaaaagaggtGAAGTCAATACTAATTGTGGAGCAAGCTGCTAAAGACACACCCGTG GATGCTGTTTTTGTTGGCGAGGGAAAACCAAATACTCTCCTTGATGTATATCACCTGCCAGATAGAGATGAGGTGCCCATCTCAACCCAATCAAACCAATATAAG GATTTCCTTGGTGCAAATAAAGAATCTACTGATGTCTATGTGTCAAAGGATGGAAAACTTGTTCTTGATTTCCTACAAGCCATTCACACAGCTGAAAAAAGACAAGAAGAGATGGATGCTCATATTTTTGCCGaggaaaagagaaaaatgaag GAGAAATATGAGAAGGAACTGAAGGATGCACGGGTCAGGGAGCTTATGTATGCTGAAGATGCAGCCATTCTAGATAAG gAACTGAAGAAAGAAAGAGTCAAAGCTGTTTCTTCTCTCAAGTCACTTCAAGAAACATTAAACAATAAACTAAGGACTGAGCTTGAGCAGAAG GAAGCTGAAGCTGAATCAAACCTGAAGCAAGTCCAGGATCTAGCAAAGGCAGAATTGACATCTGCACTTGCTTGTGAGAAATCATCCCAGATAGAAAAAATGTCAGAAGCAAATCTTCAT ATCAATGCTCTGTGCCAAGCATTCTATGCACGATCTGAAGAGGCGCGCCAAAGTCATTCCATTCAAAAGCTTGCTTTG GGAACACTTGCTTTAGAAGATGCATTATCTAAAGGGTTACCAATTCAGAAAGAAATAGAAGCATTGCACATTTATCTTAAGGATATGGATAAGGAACCTCTTTTAGATTTGGCTCTCTCATCCCTGCCTTCAGAAACTCAGAACTATGGCACAGATACTCTCTTGCAACTAAGACACAAG TTCGAGGCAATGAAAAAGACAGTGAGACACTTCAGCTTCATCCCACCTGGTGGAGGTGGCGGCATAATCACACATTCTTTGGCACATATTGCATCCTGGTTGAAG GTTAAGGAAGTTATTGATGAGTCTGGGGATGGAATTGAATCTGTTATAAATAGAGTGGAGAGCTTCCTGGAAGATGGAAGACTGCCCGAAGCAGCAGATGCTCTTGAGAATTGCGTTAAAGGTACAGAAGCTGAAGATGTTGTGAATGACTGGGTTAAACGTGCGAGAAATAGGGCTATCACTGAGCAAGCTTTAACTCTACTTCAGGCATATGCTACTTCAGTTAGCCTTACATAA
- the LOC124932757 gene encoding MICOS complex subunit MIC60 isoform X2: MYRPIVFRRTMLELSARRPVRRIPCGITSQESLYLSFRKQYSVGPETNAPQGSKSGSFLPKLVVAGVALGAAGFGAYQLYQTTIEDGESFPAAKVVVDLSNVNKYPREEKNINEKGGESASQVNDKDQPTPEENSEREEDRELLSDSQSNLISQNEAVISNTTPDASLGMKGQEGKNILEQNETSDAMTILAQDKEVEEEKEVKSILIVEQAAKDTPVDKEVEEEKEMKSILIVEQAAKDTPVDAVFVGEGKPNTLLDVYHLPDRDEVPISTQSNQYKDGKLVLDFLQAIHTAEKRQEEMDAHIFAEEKRKMKEKYEKELKDARVRELMYAEDAAILDKELKKERVKAVSSLKSLQETLNNKLRTELEQKEAEAESNLKQVQDLAKAELTSALACEKSSQIEKMSEANLHINALCQAFYARSEEARQSHSIQKLALGTLALEDALSKGLPIQKEIEALHIYLKDMDKEPLLDLALSSLPSETQNYGTDTLLQLRHKFEAMKKTVRHFSFIPPGGGGGIITHSLAHIASWLKVKEVIDESGDGIESVINRVESFLEDGRLPEAADALENCVKGTEAEDVVNDWVKRARNRAITEQALTLLQAYATSVSLT; the protein is encoded by the exons ATGTATCGTCCTATCGTTTTTCGCAG GACAATGTTAGAGCTATCAGCACGGAGACCAGTTAGAAGGATCCCATGTGGAATtacaagtcag gaGTCTTTATATCTTTCCTTTCGGAAGCAATATTCAGTGGGGCCTGAGACAAATGCGCCTCAAGGATCGAAATCCGGAAGTTTTCTCCCAAAGCTCGTTGTTGCAGGTGTTGCATTAGGTGCTGCTGGTTTTGGTGCTTATCAACTATATCAAACAACTATTGAGGATGGTGAAAGTTTCCCGGCTGCTAAAGTTGTTGTTGACTTGTCTAACGTGAATAAGTATCCACGGGAagagaaaaacataaatgagAAAGGAGGAGAATCTGCATCTCAGGTTAATGATAAAGATCAACCGACACCTGAAGAAAACTcagaaagagaagaagatagGGAGTTATTAAGTGATTCTCAAAGCAATTTGATATCTCAAAATGAAGCTGTTATCTCAAATACAACACCTGATGCAAGCCTTGGCATGAAAGGTCAAGAGGGAAAAAATATCCTGGAGCAGAATGAGACATCTGATGCCATGACAATACTTGCTCAGGAtaaagaagttgaagaagaaaaagaggtGAAGTCAATACTAATTGTGGAGCAAGCTGCTAAAGACACACCCGTG GAtaaagaagttgaagaagaaaaagagatgaagTCAATACTAATTGTGGAGCAAGCCGCGAAAGACACACCCGTG GATGCTGTTTTTGTTGGCGAGGGAAAACCAAATACTCTCCTTGATGTATATCACCTGCCAGATAGAGATGAGGTGCCCATCTCAACCCAATCAAACCAATATAAG GATGGAAAACTTGTTCTTGATTTCCTACAAGCCATTCACACAGCTGAAAAAAGACAAGAAGAGATGGATGCTCATATTTTTGCCGaggaaaagagaaaaatgaag GAGAAATATGAGAAGGAACTGAAGGATGCACGGGTCAGGGAGCTTATGTATGCTGAAGATGCAGCCATTCTAGATAAG gAACTGAAGAAAGAAAGAGTCAAAGCTGTTTCTTCTCTCAAGTCACTTCAAGAAACATTAAACAATAAACTAAGGACTGAGCTTGAGCAGAAG GAAGCTGAAGCTGAATCAAACCTGAAGCAAGTCCAGGATCTAGCAAAGGCAGAATTGACATCTGCACTTGCTTGTGAGAAATCATCCCAGATAGAAAAAATGTCAGAAGCAAATCTTCAT ATCAATGCTCTGTGCCAAGCATTCTATGCACGATCTGAAGAGGCGCGCCAAAGTCATTCCATTCAAAAGCTTGCTTTG GGAACACTTGCTTTAGAAGATGCATTATCTAAAGGGTTACCAATTCAGAAAGAAATAGAAGCATTGCACATTTATCTTAAGGATATGGATAAGGAACCTCTTTTAGATTTGGCTCTCTCATCCCTGCCTTCAGAAACTCAGAACTATGGCACAGATACTCTCTTGCAACTAAGACACAAG TTCGAGGCAATGAAAAAGACAGTGAGACACTTCAGCTTCATCCCACCTGGTGGAGGTGGCGGCATAATCACACATTCTTTGGCACATATTGCATCCTGGTTGAAG GTTAAGGAAGTTATTGATGAGTCTGGGGATGGAATTGAATCTGTTATAAATAGAGTGGAGAGCTTCCTGGAAGATGGAAGACTGCCCGAAGCAGCAGATGCTCTTGAGAATTGCGTTAAAGGTACAGAAGCTGAAGATGTTGTGAATGACTGGGTTAAACGTGCGAGAAATAGGGCTATCACTGAGCAAGCTTTAACTCTACTTCAGGCATATGCTACTTCAGTTAGCCTTACATAA
- the LOC124932757 gene encoding MICOS complex subunit MIC60 isoform X1 codes for MYRPIVFRRTMLELSARRPVRRIPCGITSQESLYLSFRKQYSVGPETNAPQGSKSGSFLPKLVVAGVALGAAGFGAYQLYQTTIEDGESFPAAKVVVDLSNVNKYPREEKNINEKGGESASQVNDKDQPTPEENSEREEDRELLSDSQSNLISQNEAVISNTTPDASLGMKGQEGKNILEQNETSDAMTILAQDKEVEEEKEVKSILIVEQAAKDTPVDKEVEEEKEMKSILIVEQAAKDTPVDAVFVGEGKPNTLLDVYHLPDRDEVPISTQSNQYKDFLGANKESTDVYVSKDGKLVLDFLQAIHTAEKRQEEMDAHIFAEEKRKMKEKYEKELKDARVRELMYAEDAAILDKELKKERVKAVSSLKSLQETLNNKLRTELEQKEAEAESNLKQVQDLAKAELTSALACEKSSQIEKMSEANLHINALCQAFYARSEEARQSHSIQKLALGTLALEDALSKGLPIQKEIEALHIYLKDMDKEPLLDLALSSLPSETQNYGTDTLLQLRHKFEAMKKTVRHFSFIPPGGGGGIITHSLAHIASWLKVKEVIDESGDGIESVINRVESFLEDGRLPEAADALENCVKGTEAEDVVNDWVKRARNRAITEQALTLLQAYATSVSLT; via the exons ATGTATCGTCCTATCGTTTTTCGCAG GACAATGTTAGAGCTATCAGCACGGAGACCAGTTAGAAGGATCCCATGTGGAATtacaagtcag gaGTCTTTATATCTTTCCTTTCGGAAGCAATATTCAGTGGGGCCTGAGACAAATGCGCCTCAAGGATCGAAATCCGGAAGTTTTCTCCCAAAGCTCGTTGTTGCAGGTGTTGCATTAGGTGCTGCTGGTTTTGGTGCTTATCAACTATATCAAACAACTATTGAGGATGGTGAAAGTTTCCCGGCTGCTAAAGTTGTTGTTGACTTGTCTAACGTGAATAAGTATCCACGGGAagagaaaaacataaatgagAAAGGAGGAGAATCTGCATCTCAGGTTAATGATAAAGATCAACCGACACCTGAAGAAAACTcagaaagagaagaagatagGGAGTTATTAAGTGATTCTCAAAGCAATTTGATATCTCAAAATGAAGCTGTTATCTCAAATACAACACCTGATGCAAGCCTTGGCATGAAAGGTCAAGAGGGAAAAAATATCCTGGAGCAGAATGAGACATCTGATGCCATGACAATACTTGCTCAGGAtaaagaagttgaagaagaaaaagaggtGAAGTCAATACTAATTGTGGAGCAAGCTGCTAAAGACACACCCGTG GAtaaagaagttgaagaagaaaaagagatgaagTCAATACTAATTGTGGAGCAAGCCGCGAAAGACACACCCGTG GATGCTGTTTTTGTTGGCGAGGGAAAACCAAATACTCTCCTTGATGTATATCACCTGCCAGATAGAGATGAGGTGCCCATCTCAACCCAATCAAACCAATATAAG GATTTCCTTGGTGCAAATAAAGAATCTACTGATGTCTATGTGTCAAAGGATGGAAAACTTGTTCTTGATTTCCTACAAGCCATTCACACAGCTGAAAAAAGACAAGAAGAGATGGATGCTCATATTTTTGCCGaggaaaagagaaaaatgaag GAGAAATATGAGAAGGAACTGAAGGATGCACGGGTCAGGGAGCTTATGTATGCTGAAGATGCAGCCATTCTAGATAAG gAACTGAAGAAAGAAAGAGTCAAAGCTGTTTCTTCTCTCAAGTCACTTCAAGAAACATTAAACAATAAACTAAGGACTGAGCTTGAGCAGAAG GAAGCTGAAGCTGAATCAAACCTGAAGCAAGTCCAGGATCTAGCAAAGGCAGAATTGACATCTGCACTTGCTTGTGAGAAATCATCCCAGATAGAAAAAATGTCAGAAGCAAATCTTCAT ATCAATGCTCTGTGCCAAGCATTCTATGCACGATCTGAAGAGGCGCGCCAAAGTCATTCCATTCAAAAGCTTGCTTTG GGAACACTTGCTTTAGAAGATGCATTATCTAAAGGGTTACCAATTCAGAAAGAAATAGAAGCATTGCACATTTATCTTAAGGATATGGATAAGGAACCTCTTTTAGATTTGGCTCTCTCATCCCTGCCTTCAGAAACTCAGAACTATGGCACAGATACTCTCTTGCAACTAAGACACAAG TTCGAGGCAATGAAAAAGACAGTGAGACACTTCAGCTTCATCCCACCTGGTGGAGGTGGCGGCATAATCACACATTCTTTGGCACATATTGCATCCTGGTTGAAG GTTAAGGAAGTTATTGATGAGTCTGGGGATGGAATTGAATCTGTTATAAATAGAGTGGAGAGCTTCCTGGAAGATGGAAGACTGCCCGAAGCAGCAGATGCTCTTGAGAATTGCGTTAAAGGTACAGAAGCTGAAGATGTTGTGAATGACTGGGTTAAACGTGCGAGAAATAGGGCTATCACTGAGCAAGCTTTAACTCTACTTCAGGCATATGCTACTTCAGTTAGCCTTACATAA